A window from Bacteroidota bacterium encodes these proteins:
- the ychF gene encoding redox-regulated ATPase YchF has protein sequence MQCGIVGLPNVGKSTLFNCLSNAKAQAANFPFCTIEPNVGVITVPDERLNVLEGLVKPNKVVPTNIEIVDIAGLVKGASKGEGLGNQFLANIRQTDAIIHVLRCFEDDNIIHVDGSVNPLRDKEIIDTELQLKDLDSVEKKLQKVSRAAKTGDKDMLKVEATLLKYKAHLDDGKSVRTLEVTDNEKEHVEDLCLLTAKPVMYVCNVDEASVVNGNKFVELVREAVKNENAEVLIISAAIESEISGLDSYEDRIAFLNDLGLTESGVAKLITASYKLLNLITYFTAGVQEVRAWTIDKGYKAPQAAGVIHTDFERGFIKADVIAYEDFKKYGSESACREAGALRMEGKEYIVNDGDVMHFKFNV, from the coding sequence ATGCAGTGTGGAATAGTAGGCTTACCCAATGTAGGCAAATCAACTTTATTTAATTGCTTAAGCAATGCCAAAGCGCAAGCCGCTAATTTTCCTTTTTGTACCATTGAACCAAATGTGGGTGTAATTACCGTACCCGATGAGCGTTTAAATGTGTTAGAAGGTTTAGTTAAACCCAACAAAGTAGTACCAACCAATATAGAAATAGTTGATATAGCCGGTTTGGTAAAAGGTGCCAGTAAAGGCGAAGGTTTAGGTAACCAGTTTTTAGCCAATATACGCCAAACCGATGCTATTATACACGTATTGCGTTGTTTTGAAGACGACAATATTATTCACGTAGATGGTTCAGTTAATCCATTGCGCGATAAAGAAATTATTGATACTGAATTACAGTTAAAAGATTTAGATTCAGTAGAAAAGAAATTACAAAAAGTAAGTCGTGCAGCCAAAACTGGCGATAAAGACATGCTTAAAGTAGAAGCTACTTTATTAAAATACAAAGCACATTTAGACGATGGAAAATCAGTTAGAACGTTAGAAGTAACTGACAACGAAAAAGAACATGTAGAAGACTTGTGTTTATTAACGGCTAAGCCGGTAATGTACGTTTGTAATGTAGATGAAGCTTCGGTTGTTAACGGAAACAAATTTGTGGAGTTGGTACGTGAAGCCGTTAAAAATGAAAATGCAGAAGTTTTAATTATAAGTGCAGCTATAGAAAGCGAAATTTCTGGTTTAGATAGCTATGAAGACAGAATAGCTTTTTTAAACGATTTGGGCTTAACAGAAAGTGGCGTAGCTAAACTTATTACTGCTTCTTACAAATTATTAAACCTGATTACTTATTTCACCGCAGGTGTGCAGGAAGTTAGAGCCTGGACTATTGACAAAGGCTACAAAGCACCACAGGCAGCAGGTGTAATCCATACCGATTTTGAAAGAGGTTTTATTAAAGCTGATGTAATTGCATACGAAGACTTTAAAAAATACGGTTCAGAGTCAGCATGCCGCG
- the glmM gene encoding phosphoglucosamine mutase codes for MTLIKSISGIRGTIGGQSGNALTPIDVVKFTAAFGSMIKKDTKSCKIVVGRDARLSGDMVNRLVCATLSGLGIEVIDLGLSTTPTVEMAVVMEKADGGIILTASHNPKQWNALKLLNSKGEFISDEFGKQMLHIADNEAIEFAEVDKLGKISEKKDYIKKHIDEILKLDLVDVEAIKAKKFKIVVDAVNSTGGIAVPMLLRALGVDDIVEIFCTPDGKFPHNPEPLPENLTAISNEVIRQKADLGIVVDPDVDRLALVNEDGSMFGEEYTLVAVADYVLKNVSSDNLKRNGFVKNTVSNLSSTRALRDVTEKYKGKYSASAVGEVNVVTMMKETKAVIGGEGNGGIIFPELHYGRDAMVGIALFLSHLAKSDKLCSILRSSYPDYTIAKKKIDLDSTINIDELLTGIKEKYKKQPINTVDGVKIEFDNEWVHLRRSNTEPIIRIYSESKSEATANHLAEKIIMDMKQIIKG; via the coding sequence TTGACGTTAATTAAATCAATTTCAGGTATTAGAGGTACAATTGGAGGCCAAAGTGGAAACGCTTTAACTCCTATTGACGTAGTAAAATTTACTGCAGCTTTTGGTAGTATGATAAAAAAAGACACTAAATCGTGTAAAATAGTGGTTGGAAGAGATGCCCGCCTAAGTGGCGACATGGTAAACCGTTTGGTTTGCGCCACCCTATCAGGTTTAGGTATTGAAGTAATAGATTTAGGATTAAGTACTACACCAACCGTTGAAATGGCGGTAGTAATGGAAAAAGCAGATGGCGGAATTATATTAACAGCCAGCCACAATCCAAAACAATGGAATGCATTAAAACTATTGAACAGCAAAGGCGAATTTATTTCAGACGAATTTGGCAAACAAATGCTGCACATTGCAGACAATGAAGCCATTGAATTTGCTGAAGTTGATAAGCTGGGAAAAATAAGCGAGAAGAAAGATTATATTAAAAAACATATTGACGAAATTTTAAAGCTGGATTTAGTAGATGTAGAAGCTATTAAAGCCAAGAAATTTAAAATAGTAGTGGATGCAGTAAACTCAACCGGAGGTATAGCAGTACCTATGTTATTGCGTGCTTTAGGAGTTGATGATATAGTAGAAATATTCTGTACACCTGACGGTAAGTTCCCACATAACCCGGAACCACTACCAGAAAACTTAACAGCTATTTCAAACGAAGTAATCCGCCAGAAAGCCGACTTAGGTATAGTAGTTGACCCTGATGTAGATAGACTGGCTTTGGTGAACGAAGATGGAAGTATGTTTGGCGAAGAATATACTTTGGTAGCCGTAGCTGATTATGTACTTAAAAATGTAAGCAGCGATAACTTAAAACGCAATGGTTTTGTGAAAAATACCGTTTCAAACCTTTCGTCAACCCGTGCCTTGCGCGATGTAACCGAAAAATACAAAGGTAAATACAGTGCCAGTGCCGTAGGCGAGGTAAATGTTGTTACCATGATGAAAGAAACCAAAGCAGTAATTGGTGGCGAAGGCAATGGAGGTATTATTTTCCCTGAATTGCATTATGGCCGCGATGCCATGGTGGGTATAGCTTTATTCTTATCGCATTTAGCCAAAAGCGATAAATTATGTTCAATCCTACGCTCAAGCTACCCTGATTATACCATTGCCAAAAAGAAAATCGATTTAGATTCAACCATTAATATTGATGAGCTTTTAACAGGCATCAAAGAAAAATACAAAAAACAACCTATCAATACCGTTGATGGTGTTAAAATAGAATTTGATAACGAGTGGGTACATTTACGCAGAAGTAATACCGAACCAATTATTCGTATTTATTCAGAAAGCAAAAGTGAGGCAACCGCTAACCACTTAGCCGAAAAAATAATTATGGATATGAAACAAATTATTAAAGGCTAA